From the Lancefieldella sp. Marseille-Q7238 genome, one window contains:
- a CDS encoding C1 family peptidase, which translates to MDEMKSITFDDVSSAQDNFVSERANLVAKNAATAAGVRKAARVPEGVAENPLSFDIEVKQGERTNQKHSGRCWMFASLNTFRYRIIKTYNLSTFELSQAYPLFWDKMEKSNWFLENILDTLNEPLNGRLVSFLLTDPIGDGGQWDMFKSLVKKYGVVPKEAMPETENSSNTHDMDKYLTRYLRGAAKRLRETHEAGESEETLREMKKEMMSEVYALLVTCLGEPPARFEVRLRDKDDKLVAAGTYTPQQFFDEFVDMNLDDYISLISAPTADKPFNHTYTVSRLGNVIEDGGVRYINLEPKELKRVAIAQLKDNLPVWFGCDVDQSYLRDEGIMDTRALDIDALFGFPVEGALNKAERLDYGESLMTHAMVLEGVNLDQNDKPTLWKVENSWGKDHGRDGFDTISDSWFDEYVYQVVVDKKYLTEEQKHIFETETPTVLEPWDPMGSLARCR; encoded by the coding sequence ATGGACGAAATGAAAAGCATTACCTTCGATGACGTTTCTTCCGCGCAAGACAACTTTGTCTCTGAGCGTGCGAACCTGGTTGCTAAAAACGCCGCCACTGCCGCCGGCGTACGCAAAGCAGCGCGCGTTCCCGAGGGTGTCGCGGAAAATCCGCTGTCATTTGACATAGAGGTCAAGCAGGGTGAGCGTACCAATCAGAAGCACTCCGGCCGCTGCTGGATGTTCGCTTCTCTCAACACCTTCCGCTACCGTATTATCAAAACATACAACCTTTCCACCTTTGAGCTTTCGCAAGCCTATCCCCTGTTCTGGGACAAGATGGAAAAATCTAACTGGTTCCTTGAGAATATCCTCGATACCCTCAACGAACCGCTCAACGGTCGTCTTGTTTCGTTCCTGCTAACTGATCCCATCGGCGACGGTGGACAGTGGGATATGTTCAAGAGCCTCGTAAAGAAGTACGGCGTCGTACCCAAGGAAGCCATGCCTGAAACCGAGAACTCCAGCAATACGCATGACATGGACAAGTACTTGACTCGTTACCTGCGCGGAGCAGCTAAACGCCTGCGTGAGACACACGAAGCCGGAGAATCAGAGGAAACACTTCGAGAAATGAAGAAAGAAATGATGAGCGAGGTCTACGCCCTTCTCGTCACCTGCCTCGGAGAGCCTCCAGCGCGCTTTGAGGTACGCCTGCGCGACAAGGACGACAAACTCGTAGCTGCTGGCACCTACACTCCCCAACAGTTCTTTGACGAGTTTGTTGACATGAACCTTGACGATTACATCTCTCTCATCTCAGCTCCGACAGCCGACAAGCCTTTCAATCATACCTATACGGTCTCCCGTCTGGGCAATGTCATTGAAGACGGCGGCGTACGCTACATCAACCTTGAACCGAAAGAGCTCAAGCGCGTGGCCATCGCACAGCTTAAGGATAATCTGCCGGTGTGGTTTGGCTGCGATGTTGATCAGTCGTATCTCCGCGATGAAGGCATTATGGACACTCGTGCTTTGGATATCGACGCTCTTTTCGGCTTCCCGGTCGAAGGCGCGCTCAATAAGGCGGAGCGCCTTGACTATGGTGAGTCGCTCATGACGCACGCCATGGTACTTGAGGGTGTCAACCTTGATCAGAATGACAAACCGACCCTTTGGAAGGTAGAGAACAGCTGGGGCAAGGATCACGGCCGCGACGGCTTCGATACTATTTCGGATTCCTGGTTTGATGAGTACGTCTACCAGGTCGTCGTTGACAAGAAGTATCTGACTGAAGAACAAAAGCACATCTTTGAGACTGAAACGCCAACGGTACTTGAACCCTGGGATCCCATGGGATCACTCGCCCGCTGCCGCTAA
- a CDS encoding C1 family peptidase: protein MSEATIDPKWAAKQQKAFSKDRANRIARNSVTSMDVMAAARDVTAMRSYTDTYGISIPKTGDITNQRQSGRCWMFAAFNVLRQEAIKFLDVDTFEFSQAYGMFYDKLEKVNSTLEYIIETTNKPADDRLVQTLLTEGIGDGGYYPFAMNLVKKYGLVPKSAMPETACSKNSDQMDARIDRLFRKDATLLRKAAANGATLDELHATKQKMLGDFYKILSVCLGEPPIKFDFELKVGKNCKADAKKLSPIEPSEKTDDADSAKENRKKNTANKKGETDEKDEKGSQILRDFGITPLQFVERYCNINPENFVALVSIPGTQFPYGKVYRVKHVDSVLGGLKTRCLNVEPEVLEAATIASLKAGHPVAMACDVMQEFPRRIQDFNYVLSTDTVDFNGLFGVDFDMDRTSMIDHYETYLTHAMTFQGVELDKDGKAKQWRIENSWGKDAGKDGYLIMSADWFRLYGGESDVRREYVSKELLELWDDESKDVEVELWSGMGRALGGRGRN from the coding sequence ATGTCAGAAGCAACCATTGACCCCAAATGGGCCGCAAAACAGCAAAAGGCATTTAGCAAAGATCGGGCTAATCGTATTGCACGTAACTCTGTCACGTCCATGGACGTTATGGCGGCGGCTCGTGACGTTACCGCCATGCGCAGCTACACCGATACGTACGGCATTTCCATTCCCAAGACCGGCGATATTACCAACCAGCGCCAAAGCGGCCGCTGCTGGATGTTTGCCGCCTTCAACGTCCTGCGTCAGGAAGCCATCAAATTTTTGGATGTGGATACGTTTGAGTTTTCGCAGGCATACGGTATGTTTTATGACAAGCTTGAAAAAGTCAATTCAACGCTTGAATACATCATCGAAACTACCAACAAACCTGCTGATGATCGCTTGGTGCAGACGCTTCTTACCGAGGGCATCGGAGACGGTGGCTATTATCCCTTTGCCATGAACTTAGTAAAGAAGTACGGCCTGGTTCCCAAGAGTGCCATGCCTGAGACTGCATGCTCTAAGAACTCAGACCAGATGGACGCACGCATCGACCGTCTTTTCCGCAAAGACGCCACACTGCTCCGCAAGGCCGCGGCCAACGGAGCAACCCTTGATGAGCTCCACGCAACCAAACAAAAAATGCTTGGCGATTTCTACAAGATTCTTTCCGTCTGCCTTGGCGAACCGCCAATCAAGTTTGACTTTGAGCTCAAGGTTGGCAAGAATTGCAAGGCTGATGCCAAGAAGCTTTCCCCAATCGAGCCTTCCGAAAAAACAGACGATGCCGACTCCGCCAAAGAGAACCGCAAAAAGAATACTGCGAACAAAAAGGGCGAAACAGACGAGAAGGACGAGAAAGGCTCCCAGATTCTGCGCGACTTTGGTATTACGCCGCTCCAATTTGTCGAACGGTATTGCAACATCAACCCGGAGAACTTTGTTGCGTTGGTTTCCATTCCCGGCACCCAGTTCCCCTACGGTAAGGTATATCGTGTCAAGCATGTTGATTCCGTTCTCGGTGGGCTGAAGACACGCTGCCTGAACGTTGAGCCTGAGGTTCTTGAGGCCGCAACCATTGCCTCTCTTAAAGCGGGACATCCGGTTGCCATGGCATGCGATGTCATGCAGGAATTCCCCCGTCGCATTCAGGATTTCAATTACGTCCTGTCTACCGATACCGTTGATTTCAACGGTCTTTTTGGCGTTGACTTTGACATGGATCGTACGTCCATGATTGACCACTATGAAACCTACCTCACGCACGCCATGACCTTCCAGGGCGTTGAGCTTGACAAAGACGGTAAGGCAAAGCAGTGGCGCATTGAGAACAGCTGGGGTAAGGATGCCGGTAAGGATGGTTATCTCATCATGAGCGCCGATTGGTTCCGCCTCTACGGTGGAGAGTCCGACGTTCGCCGCGAGTACGTTTCCAAAGAGCTTCTTGAGCTTTGGGACGACGAGTCAAAGGACGTTGAGGTGGAACTCTGGTCCGGTATGGGCCGCGCACTCGGCGGTCGCGGACGCAACTAG
- a CDS encoding YigZ family protein, producing the protein MSRLSYKTLASGFEATGIYEDRRSRFIAQLTHIVSEDEANDYIAGVRARYHDARHNVPAWVLSDGRERCSDDGEPSRTAGMPILEVLHGAGLADVCCVVTRYFGGTLLGPGGLVRAYTAATQIALMDAEKNNSLVEMRLVTRVVLSVPYTRYERICHMVSDSGGKIVRSDFGAEVLLAMDFKSGEEAAFVDALRELGSGDLVPTVEAPRFDTF; encoded by the coding sequence GTGAGTCGTTTGTCATACAAAACGCTTGCTTCGGGCTTTGAAGCGACCGGCATTTATGAGGATCGCCGGAGCCGTTTTATTGCCCAACTTACTCATATTGTGTCCGAAGATGAGGCGAACGACTATATCGCCGGCGTTCGCGCGCGTTATCATGACGCCCGCCATAACGTGCCGGCATGGGTTCTTTCGGATGGTCGTGAGCGCTGCTCTGACGACGGTGAACCGTCACGTACCGCCGGTATGCCAATCCTTGAGGTTTTACATGGCGCCGGTCTTGCCGACGTATGCTGTGTGGTAACGCGCTACTTCGGCGGCACGTTGCTTGGTCCGGGAGGTTTGGTCCGCGCATATACCGCAGCGACACAGATTGCTCTTATGGATGCCGAGAAGAACAACTCACTTGTTGAAATGCGGTTGGTTACCCGCGTGGTGCTGAGCGTTCCGTATACGCGCTACGAGCGGATATGTCATATGGTTTCTGATTCTGGGGGCAAGATAGTACGGAGCGACTTTGGAGCGGAAGTACTTCTCGCAATGGATTTCAAAAGCGGAGAAGAGGCGGCGTTTGTGGATGCGCTGAGAGAACTTGGCTCAGGTGATCTTGTGCCGACGGTGGAAGCACCGCGCTTTGATACGTTCTAA
- a CDS encoding PTS glucose transporter subunit IIA: MGLLDFLKKQSAGEKNAVPEPIHVHEKKLTVFAPATGRGVALADVPDPVFSGGVLGEGYGIWPEEGVIYAPVSGVVSATTPTMHALGLTSKDGLEILIHVGVDTVEMRGDGFISFVKQDEEVKAGQPLMSFDLKKIHAAKHPEVIIIAITNTSELAGVTPVEPTEKIEAGAPILCVSAKAAN; encoded by the coding sequence ATGGGCCTACTGGATTTTCTGAAGAAACAGTCTGCTGGCGAGAAGAACGCCGTGCCGGAGCCTATCCACGTACATGAGAAAAAACTGACCGTTTTCGCGCCTGCTACGGGTCGTGGCGTTGCCTTGGCCGATGTTCCCGATCCTGTTTTTTCCGGCGGTGTTTTGGGCGAGGGTTATGGTATCTGGCCCGAAGAAGGCGTCATCTACGCCCCAGTAAGCGGCGTTGTCAGTGCGACCACTCCAACCATGCATGCGCTTGGCCTTACCTCCAAAGACGGCCTTGAGATTCTGATTCATGTCGGTGTTGATACTGTTGAGATGCGCGGAGATGGCTTTATCTCTTTTGTCAAACAGGACGAGGAAGTCAAGGCTGGTCAACCGCTCATGAGCTTTGATTTGAAAAAAATCCACGCCGCGAAACATCCTGAGGTTATTATCATTGCGATAACCAATACCTCTGAGCTTGCAGGCGTTACTCCCGTAGAGCCGACCGAAAAGATTGAAGCGGGCGCTCCCATCCTTTGCGTCTCTGCGAAGGCTGCCAACTAA
- a CDS encoding Gfo/Idh/MocA family oxidoreductase — protein sequence MKLAVIGTGKIAHQVVSYLVAWGYEFAAVVSTPRSFDAAQELAQLMRSAAYSSFKDALAGAEFDTVYITTPNNTHFSLAQAALEADKNVIVEKPMTSNFAEAQKLADFARAKNLFLYEATTTLYQPNYQAIREALPQLGAIRLVSSEYSQYSSRYDAFCAGQNPRAFTLGASGGSLMDIGLYAVTWIVGLFGKPQRVRRAATIQRGIDTSGITTLDYGDFQAVALDAKDCDGPNRSVIEGEKGYLVQHTAPGVCGRATLLLRGKAEEEIDLNPANHYQAEFEAFARAIDTGNRKHCARQLEISLAVSQVLTDARYDTGVCFPVDKA from the coding sequence ATGAAACTCGCAGTGATTGGCACCGGAAAGATCGCGCATCAAGTTGTATCGTACCTTGTGGCGTGGGGCTATGAGTTTGCCGCGGTGGTGAGCACGCCGCGCTCCTTTGACGCAGCTCAAGAGCTCGCGCAGCTGATGAGAAGTGCCGCTTATAGCTCCTTCAAGGACGCCCTGGCAGGCGCTGAGTTTGATACGGTCTACATTACCACCCCCAACAACACGCACTTCTCGCTTGCTCAAGCTGCGCTTGAGGCGGATAAGAACGTCATTGTTGAGAAGCCGATGACATCGAATTTTGCTGAGGCTCAGAAGCTAGCAGATTTTGCTCGCGCGAAAAATCTCTTCCTGTATGAGGCGACTACAACGCTTTATCAACCAAACTATCAGGCTATCCGGGAAGCGCTGCCGCAACTGGGCGCAATACGGCTCGTGTCGTCAGAGTACAGTCAATATTCCAGCCGCTATGACGCTTTTTGCGCAGGACAGAATCCGCGCGCGTTTACCCTGGGGGCGTCAGGTGGCTCCTTGATGGATATCGGCCTATATGCTGTGACGTGGATTGTGGGTCTTTTTGGCAAGCCTCAGCGAGTGCGACGCGCCGCTACTATCCAGCGTGGCATTGATACTTCCGGTATTACGACGCTTGATTACGGTGATTTTCAGGCTGTGGCGCTGGACGCAAAGGATTGCGATGGACCAAACCGCTCGGTTATCGAGGGCGAGAAGGGCTATCTTGTACAGCATACGGCGCCTGGAGTGTGTGGCCGTGCGACTCTTCTGCTGCGCGGGAAAGCAGAGGAAGAGATTGATCTCAATCCTGCGAATCATTATCAGGCGGAATTTGAAGCCTTTGCCCGTGCTATTGATACCGGAAACAGAAAACATTGCGCTCGTCAGCTTGAAATCAGCTTGGCGGTGTCTCAGGTTCTCACCGACGCGCGCTATGACACGGGTGTGTGTTTTCCGGTGGACAAGGCATAG
- a CDS encoding Cof-type HAD-IIB family hydrolase translates to MPSYKLIASDLDETLLDSNHCLPENARKAILAARNKGVKFVPASGRNYQSIQITLKELGLYDQPNEYTISFNSGVITENKGNRVISMEGISRAFANEVLQRALALGNLCVHVYTAHKIWAWNVPEIERRYTCKLQKMDETDEPNLDFLADEQIIKCLVMNTNVAYLHQLAQEWQDITDDIDVSFSANRYLEFNKKGVNKGTGLLRLGEILDIPAEEIIAIGDNYNDLPMVKTAGLGVLMANAPKELKCQADYVTTLDNNAGGVAEVIEKFVLS, encoded by the coding sequence ATGCCCTCCTACAAGCTCATCGCAAGCGATCTTGATGAAACGTTGCTTGACTCGAATCATTGTCTTCCTGAAAACGCGCGCAAGGCCATCCTTGCCGCGAGAAACAAAGGGGTCAAGTTTGTTCCCGCGTCAGGCAGAAACTACCAGAGCATTCAGATTACCTTGAAAGAGCTTGGTCTTTATGATCAACCGAATGAATACACCATCTCGTTTAACAGCGGTGTTATCACCGAAAACAAAGGCAACCGCGTCATCAGCATGGAAGGTATATCGCGCGCATTCGCGAATGAGGTGCTGCAAAGAGCGCTTGCCCTCGGCAATCTCTGCGTTCATGTGTATACGGCTCACAAGATCTGGGCGTGGAACGTTCCTGAAATTGAGCGCCGCTATACTTGCAAGCTGCAAAAGATGGATGAAACCGATGAGCCAAACCTCGACTTTCTCGCCGACGAGCAAATCATTAAATGCCTGGTCATGAATACGAACGTAGCGTATCTTCACCAGCTTGCGCAAGAATGGCAGGATATCACGGACGACATAGACGTCAGCTTTTCTGCCAATCGCTATCTTGAATTTAATAAAAAGGGCGTCAATAAGGGTACGGGCCTCCTGCGCCTGGGAGAAATTCTCGACATTCCCGCAGAAGAGATTATCGCTATCGGAGATAACTACAACGACCTGCCCATGGTTAAAACCGCAGGCCTCGGAGTACTCATGGCAAACGCCCCCAAAGAACTTAAATGTCAAGCGGACTATGTGACTACCCTCGACAACAACGCCGGCGGCGTCGCTGAGGTTATCGAGAAATTCGTTCTATCCTAG
- a CDS encoding RDD family protein, translating to MDTDIKNANVDIQERCVAPGKTNLLPDAHLGVRFIAYLIDWYIGALVTALPMAICAQKLYGDVTMQNILSFEAPYGLVAGFFSLLCAVLYFVVLPALVWQGQTLGKHFLHVKIVSADGSKASVSQLLLRQVIGIIVVEGALVTASTVLRNVLQLVLGINVAYGMYVGIAISLISVAMLWFTKGHRALHDFIGGTKVVRIPSENI from the coding sequence GTGGATACCGATATCAAAAATGCTAATGTAGATATTCAAGAGCGCTGCGTAGCGCCTGGCAAGACGAATCTTTTGCCTGACGCCCATCTTGGCGTACGTTTTATCGCCTATCTAATCGATTGGTATATTGGTGCCTTAGTGACAGCGCTTCCGATGGCCATTTGCGCGCAAAAACTTTATGGTGATGTGACTATGCAAAACATCCTCTCTTTTGAAGCTCCCTATGGGCTTGTTGCAGGATTTTTTTCGCTGCTTTGCGCGGTTTTGTACTTTGTAGTGTTGCCCGCGTTGGTGTGGCAGGGTCAGACCCTAGGAAAGCACTTTTTGCATGTAAAAATCGTTTCGGCGGATGGCTCAAAGGCATCAGTGTCTCAGCTTTTGCTGAGGCAGGTTATAGGCATTATTGTTGTGGAAGGCGCTCTCGTGACGGCAAGCACGGTCCTTCGCAATGTATTGCAGCTCGTCTTGGGAATCAATGTAGCGTATGGGATGTATGTGGGCATTGCAATCAGTTTGATAAGTGTGGCTATGTTGTGGTTTACCAAAGGCCATCGCGCGCTGCACGATTTCATTGGAGGAACTAAGGTAGTTCGTATCCCTAGTGAGAACATATAG
- a CDS encoding copper homeostasis protein CutC — MRKTEYVSKGRHISKIEDTSETGYVQKAQGMHGRIVEICCGGFADALTAEKGGARRVELNSALPLGGLTPSAASLRLVKAHTSLETICMVRPRAAGFAYSDAEFEQMKAETKALLAAGADGIAFGILTPVSTVDLARSRVLADIVHEAGAVAVFHRAFDMTPQPFDAIEALIELVHADRVLTSGQRPTALAGVSLIARLQREYGAEIEILPGSGITPDNVSRFIRETNVGQVHASCKSKVEDPTTQSPFVSFAYLDGADTVGYEKVTFERVCQLVKNVSELPA; from the coding sequence ATGCGAAAGACAGAATACGTGTCTAAGGGCAGGCATATTTCGAAGATTGAAGATACGTCGGAGACAGGATACGTGCAAAAGGCTCAAGGTATGCATGGTCGCATTGTTGAGATTTGCTGCGGAGGATTTGCCGATGCTCTGACTGCGGAAAAGGGTGGCGCACGGAGGGTGGAACTCAATTCTGCCCTGCCTTTGGGAGGTCTGACGCCAAGCGCCGCAAGTCTGCGGCTTGTCAAAGCACATACCTCACTTGAAACGATATGCATGGTTCGTCCGCGTGCCGCCGGTTTTGCCTATTCAGACGCTGAATTTGAGCAGATGAAAGCAGAAACGAAAGCGCTCCTTGCAGCAGGTGCGGATGGGATTGCCTTTGGCATACTGACGCCTGTTTCCACGGTAGATCTAGCTCGCTCGCGCGTATTGGCCGATATTGTCCATGAGGCGGGTGCTGTTGCGGTCTTTCATCGTGCTTTTGATATGACACCTCAACCTTTTGATGCCATTGAGGCTCTTATCGAACTGGTTCATGCCGACAGAGTCCTCACTTCAGGACAGCGTCCGACCGCGCTTGCCGGCGTGTCTTTGATTGCACGTCTTCAAAGAGAGTATGGTGCTGAGATTGAGATTCTTCCTGGTTCGGGCATTACGCCGGATAATGTGAGTCGGTTTATACGGGAGACTAACGTGGGCCAGGTGCACGCTTCGTGCAAGAGTAAGGTAGAGGATCCCACCACCCAATCGCCTTTCGTAAGCTTTGCCTACCTTGACGGCGCGGACACTGTGGGGTATGAAAAAGTTACATTCGAACGCGTTTGTCAGCTTGTCAAAAACGTCTCGGAACTGCCAGCCTAG
- a CDS encoding Sapep family Mn(2+)-dependent dipeptidase, whose product MAVSAKNTFSDEVIFKAVDAFAPYMIEAIKNIARINSVQGEPTPEAPFGIGVKYALKQALFDASELGFTTKNVDDYMGYASFGSSEEYICAVGHLDVVPAGFGWTHEPFGAEVAGGIIYGRGVLDNKGPIYACLYALAALKKLGFEPETQIRIIFGCNEETGFGDLEYYLAHEKPPVMGFTPDCKYPVVYAERGRLVVRLFPRSGKPEDVAGLLNSCVLNTRDTGETFGIAYAHKEFGKLQTKNYRIDSQMRYVEMAISYPAGITAAELLGRIQAALPEIRVETVLNWDPVRFDRSSHLVKTLQSTYERVTGLDGTPVTTTGGTYAKLMPHIVPFGPSFPGQKGIGHLPDEWMSISDIIKNAKIYALSLYELSR is encoded by the coding sequence ATGGCTGTTTCTGCGAAAAACACATTCTCTGATGAAGTTATCTTCAAGGCTGTTGACGCTTTTGCGCCATATATGATTGAGGCCATCAAAAACATCGCGCGCATTAACAGCGTGCAAGGCGAACCGACTCCTGAGGCTCCTTTTGGAATAGGAGTAAAGTACGCTCTTAAGCAGGCGTTGTTTGATGCTTCTGAGCTTGGATTCACAACAAAAAACGTTGATGATTATATGGGATACGCATCCTTTGGCTCATCGGAAGAATATATCTGTGCGGTAGGTCATCTGGATGTAGTACCTGCTGGTTTTGGATGGACACATGAGCCGTTTGGCGCGGAAGTAGCAGGGGGCATCATATACGGCAGAGGTGTTCTTGACAACAAAGGTCCTATCTACGCGTGTCTCTACGCGCTAGCCGCTCTCAAAAAATTAGGATTTGAGCCAGAAACCCAGATCCGAATCATATTCGGTTGCAATGAAGAAACCGGCTTTGGAGATCTTGAGTATTACCTTGCACATGAGAAGCCACCCGTTATGGGCTTTACGCCTGACTGCAAGTATCCGGTGGTATATGCCGAGCGTGGTCGGCTTGTAGTCCGTCTTTTCCCGCGAAGTGGCAAGCCTGAAGATGTTGCAGGTCTCCTAAACTCATGTGTCTTGAATACTCGCGATACAGGGGAGACTTTTGGGATTGCATATGCGCATAAGGAATTTGGAAAACTCCAGACAAAAAACTACCGTATTGATTCTCAAATGCGCTATGTTGAAATGGCCATAAGTTATCCCGCAGGTATTACTGCAGCTGAACTGCTAGGTCGTATACAAGCGGCTCTTCCGGAAATACGTGTAGAAACAGTGCTAAACTGGGATCCTGTGCGGTTTGACCGCTCTTCTCATCTTGTAAAAACACTGCAATCAACATATGAGCGTGTGACGGGGCTTGATGGTACGCCGGTAACTACTACAGGCGGGACCTATGCCAAACTGATGCCTCATATTGTGCCGTTTGGACCTTCGTTTCCCGGACAAAAGGGTATAGGACATCTGCCAGACGAGTGGATGTCCATCAGCGATATCATCAAAAACGCGAAGATTTACGCCTTAAGTCTTTACGAGCTTTCCCGGTAA
- a CDS encoding N(4)-(beta-N-acetylglucosaminyl)-L-asparaginase, producing the protein MWGIIATWRMALEGVSGAACMLAEGESAGDAVEAAVRKVEDFPYYKSVGFGGLPNAEGDVELDAGFMDGDTLAFGSVGALKDFANPVSIARALSQTTANCVLMGEGAEKYAARQGFERKTMLTDRARIRYMNRLKTDGGTAIHTDLKPYAGHDTVGMVCLDAKGTIASATSTSGLFMKRPGRIGDSPICGAGLYADSCRGGATVTGLGEDCMRGCISYEVVRLMGEGLRPQEACEQAVAALDEKLRRVRGSAGDLSIVAMNAQGAWGAATNIDGFSFVVATEELAPVVYVAERQGSHTVYQPATKAWLDEYMTARTAPVELI; encoded by the coding sequence ATGTGGGGAATTATTGCTACATGGCGTATGGCGTTGGAAGGCGTCTCCGGAGCGGCGTGTATGCTTGCAGAAGGTGAGTCGGCAGGTGATGCCGTTGAAGCCGCCGTCCGTAAAGTGGAGGATTTCCCGTATTACAAATCCGTAGGTTTTGGTGGTCTTCCCAATGCTGAAGGAGACGTAGAGCTTGATGCTGGCTTTATGGACGGCGATACACTTGCTTTCGGTTCCGTTGGGGCTCTCAAGGATTTTGCAAATCCCGTATCTATTGCCCGCGCTCTTTCCCAAACTACTGCCAATTGCGTGCTGATGGGAGAAGGTGCCGAGAAGTATGCGGCACGTCAGGGGTTTGAGCGCAAAACAATGCTTACTGACCGAGCGAGAATTCGCTATATGAACCGTCTCAAAACTGATGGCGGCACAGCTATTCATACGGATCTGAAACCCTATGCGGGTCACGATACTGTTGGTATGGTGTGTCTGGATGCTAAGGGCACGATTGCCTCGGCAACTTCTACCAGTGGACTGTTTATGAAACGTCCTGGACGCATTGGTGATTCTCCCATATGTGGAGCGGGACTTTATGCCGATAGCTGTCGTGGTGGTGCCACAGTAACAGGTCTGGGTGAGGACTGCATGAGAGGCTGCATCTCATATGAGGTGGTACGGCTTATGGGAGAGGGTCTGAGACCTCAGGAAGCATGCGAGCAAGCAGTTGCCGCTCTTGATGAGAAGCTCAGGCGCGTGCGTGGCTCTGCAGGAGACCTTTCAATCGTTGCTATGAATGCTCAGGGAGCATGGGGTGCGGCTACCAATATAGACGGATTTTCCTTTGTGGTGGCTACAGAAGAACTTGCACCTGTCGTGTACGTTGCAGAGCGCCAAGGCTCCCATACCGTCTATCAACCGGCCACGAAAGCGTGGCTTGATGAATACATGACAGCGCGTACTGCGCCGGTGGAGCTGATATAA
- a CDS encoding GrdB-related putative oxidoreductase, translated as MKIVMVFDQIQAGAGIKDDHMVPLGIMKGAVGPAIMMEPYLKAIDGHVLACLYCGDGYYAQNRQECLRKYCAMVEKIKPDVVICGPAFNYLGFGRMAAEVALAVQETGTSQAFAALSEENEETIAVYKDRVSLVKTPKKGGIGLDRSLRAICDLADALHSGDSVRISELQKEYCF; from the coding sequence ATGAAGATAGTGATGGTATTCGATCAGATCCAGGCGGGCGCCGGCATTAAAGATGATCATATGGTTCCTTTGGGAATCATGAAGGGTGCCGTTGGACCCGCAATCATGATGGAGCCATATTTGAAGGCAATTGACGGTCATGTTCTGGCGTGTTTGTACTGTGGCGACGGCTACTATGCTCAAAACAGACAGGAATGCCTTCGCAAGTATTGCGCTATGGTCGAGAAGATAAAGCCTGACGTAGTCATATGCGGTCCCGCTTTCAATTACCTCGGTTTTGGTCGTATGGCTGCTGAAGTTGCTCTTGCCGTACAGGAGACGGGTACATCTCAGGCATTTGCAGCACTCTCCGAGGAAAACGAAGAGACTATTGCTGTCTACAAAGACCGCGTGTCGTTGGTGAAAACTCCCAAGAAGGGCGGGATTGGCCTTGACCGTTCATTGCGCGCGATTTGTGATCTGGCTGATGCGTTGCATTCCGGTGACAGTGTCCGTATCAGCGAACTTCAAAAGGAATATTGCTTCTAA